TCGAAGAAGGACTGGAAGGCCTGCGTTACAACAGGATCGTGGTGGCTACCGATGCCGATGTGGATGGTATGCACATCCGTTTGTTGCTGCTTACCTTCTTCCTGCAGTTCTTCCCTGACCTGGTAAAGAATGGTCACCTGTACATTCTGGACACACCCTTGTTCCGTGTACGTAACAAGCAGACCACTATTTATTGCTACACAGAAGAAGAGAAACAAAAAGCGATCAAAAAGCTGGGCAACAAGCCGGAAATTACCCGATTCAAAGGTCTGGGAGAGATCTCTCCTGAGGAATTCGGTACTTTCATCAGCGATGATATGAAGGTAGAACCGGTGATCCTGTCCAAAGACACACATATCCAGAAACTGCTGGAATACTATATGGGCAAAAACACCCAGACAAGACAGGAATTTATTATTGGTAACCTCAGGTACGAAAAGGACCTGATTGAAGAAGCAGAATAAAAGACTGAATGGAAACTGTGCATATCGTATTTGGTGAATCATCCGTAGCTCCGATACAAGGTGCGTTCGAACTGGATGAGCAGCTGAAGGGAGACATCCTGCATTTTGAGGATGACCTGTCCATCGGCCCCCTGTTCATAATTGATACAAAAGATGGACAGGCTGGTCGCCGTCAATGGTGGAACCAGCTAGCCGGGGTAGAGGCACCTGCCGCGCCTTTATTGATTGAGGGTGAGCCTGAGGAGCAACCTGTAGAAGAAACCAGTCCTGACCCGGAAAAGTTCAAAGAACTGAAAGCCCGACTTAAAGCGGATCCTGAACTACAGGTATGGATCTGGGCCGGACAGAATGCCCGCGATGTAAGCGGCTATTTCTGGCTGGTGAGCCAGTTGTACGATTTTGCTGGCCGTATCTTCATCATCTATCTCAATAACCTGCCTTTCCTGAATGAAAAGGGAGGCGTATTCTATCCCACCCACCTGCATCAGATCCTCCCGAAGGAATTCCTGAAAGCAAAGAAACTGGCAAGGGCTATTTCCCTGGCCGAGTTTGAACTGGATGGTGATGAATGGAGCCGCCTGATGAACGAGAACGCGGGCATCCGGCTGCTGGAAGGGGGCAAGAAACTGAGAGGGGAACCAGCATCTTTTTATGATAAAGACCTGCTGGCGGCAAGTAATGCAGAGTTCCAGAAAGCGAATAAAGTCATCAACCAGGTAACTGGAAAAATGAAATATCCTGTCATGGACCAATACCTGGGCTGGCGAGTGAAAGAACTGGTGAAACAGGGAAAACTGGAAAGCAAAGGCGAACTGAAAACAAGCAAAGACTTCGAAGTTAAACTGGTATAATCATGATCAAAGTAACGCCGGTAGCACTGGTCGGTGCCGACGAGAGAGGGAGTAACCACGTATGGTCCAGTGACCGTACAGGCGAAATGATCCTTTGCTATCGCAAAGCTGGCAGCAGCAGCGGACAACATTATCATGAAGGCAAAAGCGCCCACAAGAATCCTGAAATATTGTACCTCCTGACCGGAGAAGCCAGCATTCACTGGTGTCCATTAGGTGGCAACAGTATTCAGACCATCAGGGCTATTGCACCCGCCAGAATAGAAGTGCCTATCCTGGTATGGCATCAGTTGGTGGCCGATACCGACTGCTGCTTTATCGAAATGAACTCCATGGATGATGTGCGCAAAGATTCCGTGCGGATATGGAGAGATGAATTTGAAAAGATGATCAACAAATAGATTATGAGCGACATCGATAATACACAACCAACGGACGAATCCTTACATAACATCACCCACATCGGGGGAATGTATGAAAGCTGGTTCCTGGATTACGCTTCGTATGTAATATTGGAGCGTGCTGTACCCAGCGTGGAAGATGGATTAAAGCCAGTACAACGTCGTATTCTTCATGCTATGAAGGAACTGGATGACGGACGCTTCAACAAAGTGGCGAACATCATCGGTACTACCATGCAGTTTCACCCACATGGTGATGCTTCTATTGGAGATGCCATTGTGAACATGGGGCAGAAAGACCTGTTGATCGAAACACAGGGTAACTGGGGCGATGTGCGCACCGGCGACGATGCAGCGGCACCCCGTTACATCGAGGCGCGTTTATCCAAATTTGCACTGGATGTAGCCTTCAATCCCAAAACAACCGCATGGCAGGTAAGTTATGACGGCCGTAAAAACGAACCGCTGGCACTACCTATGAAGTTCCCGATGCTGCTGGCACAGGGAGCGGAAGGTATCGCTGTGGGCTTGTCTACCAAGATACTGCCGCACAACTTCAACGAACTGATTGATGCTTCTATAAAATACCTGCGTGGCAGAAAGTTCGATCTGTACCCCGACTTCATCACCGGCGGTATGATCGACGTGGCGAACTACAACGACGGTAAACGTGGTGGTAAGGTACGCGTACGTGCGCATATAGAAGAGAAAGATAAGAAGACCCTCCTCATCAAGGACGTTCCTTATGGGGTGACCACAACCGCCCTGATGGAATCCATCGTAAAGGCGAACGATACCGGCAAAATCAAGATCAAGAAAGTGGTAGATAATACCGCGAAGGATGTTGAAATCGAGGTACAGCTGGCACCGGGTATTTCTCCTGATATCACTATCGATGCGCTGTATGCGTTCACGGATTGTGAGATCTCTATTTCTCCCAATGCCTGCGTGATCGTAGACGATAAACCCCGCTTTATCACCGTATCAGAACTTTTAAGATATTCTGCGGAGTTTACCAAAGACCTGCTGAAACGTGAGCTGGAAATCAGGCTGGCGGAGTTGCAGGAGAAATGGCACTACACCTCCCTGGAAAAGATCTTCTTCGAAAAGCAGATCTACAAGGAGCTGGAAGAGAAGCATAAGGACTGGGATGCCGTGATCGCAGCGATCGACAAGCGATTTGTTCCTTATAAAAAGAACCTGAAAAGGGATATCACGCGGGAAGATATCGTGAAACTGACTGAGAAGCCGGTACGCCGTATTTACCGTCTCGATATCAATGAACTGAATGAACAGATTAAAGCGATCGATGCCGATATCAAACAGGTAAAACATGACCTGGCGAACCTGACAGACTTCACCGTATCTTACTACGAAGGTCTGCTGAAGAAGTATGGTAAAGGCCGTGAGCGAATCACCGAGATCAAAACCTTCGATACCATCCAGGTACAGCAGGTGGCGATGGCGAATACCAAGATCTATGTGAATCGTGCAGAAGGTTTCGTGGGTACATCGCTTAAAAAGGACGAATTTATAGCAGATTGTTCTGACCTTGACAACCTCATTATTTTCCGTAAGGATGGTAAGATGCTGGTGACCAAGGTAGCAGATAAAACCTTTGTAGGGAAGGATATCATTCATATCGATATCTTCCGTAAGGGCGACGAGCGTACTACTTACAACATGATTTATGTGGATGGTAAGTCGGGTATCAGTTATGCGAAGCGCTTTAATGTGACAGGTATTACTTTGAATAAAGAATACGACCTGACTACGAAGGGTGAGAAGAATTCCAAGGTGCATTACTTTACTGCGAATCCAAATGGAGAAGCAGAAGTGGTGAGCATCCGTCTGAGCCCGAACTGTGCAGCAAGGAACAAGGAGTTTGACCTGTTCTTTGAGACGATTGCGATAAAGGGGCGTAACTCAATGGGTAACCAGGTGACGAAGTACCCGATCCGTACAGTGAAGTTCAAAGAAGCCGGTGTGTCTACATTAGCAGGGCAGAAGCTCTGGTATGATGACCAGGTAGGCAGATTGAATACAGAGGAGAGAGGGGTGTATATTGGTTCATTTGAAGGGGAAGATAAGGTGTTTGTGGCGTTTAAGAATGGTACATATGAGTTGACGAATTTTGAGTTGACGAACAGGTATGATCCGAATGAACTGGTGTATATAGAGAAGTTCAATCCTGATAAGATTGTGTCAGCGATTTACTTTGATGCGGATAAGAAGCAGTTTAATGCGAAGCGGTTTAAGATTGAAACGCAGACGCTGAATAATAAGTTCCTGTTTATAAAGGAAGGTCAGGGAAATTATCTGGAGATGATCACTACGCATTCAGAGCCGGTGATATTACTTAAAACAGGTAAGAAGCGGAGTCCGGAGGAAGAGGAGATAGACCTGGCGGAATTTGTGGAGGTGACCGGGTGGAAGACGGTAGGTACGAGGATTGCGGGAGATGATTTGATCAGTGCGGAACTGGCGAGTGAGGAAGAGGAGCCGGATGAGGGGAATGGGAATCCACAGGGAGAGTTATTTTAAGGAAATTGAATAGGCTTTATTAGCTGAATTTTGTAAGCTGGCCTGCAGCCAGCTTACAAAATTCAGCTAATAACCAAACTAAAAAGCTTTTGCCGTAGGCAAAAGCTTTTTAGTTTGGTTATTAGCCATTTGGGGGCTATCCATAAATCACAATACTCGTGGGTTGTAAGGCGCATTTTTTATTTGCCTTCAGGGAATTTTCATGATTCCCCGAGTCTAATATTTTAATCCATTCATCTTTGAATGTAGGCATTTCATATTCTAAGATATCATCCGAAAGATTGAATAAGCATAACAAATGCTCCATCCCATTCCTACTCTGCCGATGCAATACATACCCTTTTTCTCCTATCAGCTGCACAAACAAGTCATCCTTACTGGTATTCTGCAATATCTCATTATCCCTTCTTAATTGTATCAATTTCTTATGCCATTCTAATAGCTCTTTATATTTCCCCTGCTTCCTTTTTCCCCAATCCAGCTTTGACTGAATAAACGTTTCCTCAGATTGTGGATCAGGAAACATCTCGCCCTCCTTCAAAAAAGACTCAAATTCTTTTTTCCGTCCTTCCTGGATTCCTTTAATATGTTCCTCTTCCTTATAACTTACAAAAAAGAAAAACGGATTATCCTCTCCGTATTCCTCCCCCATAAACAACATGGGAACATATGGTGATAAAAAGATCGCTGCCGCCGCTACTTTCAATCTTGCCTGATCAATGAGTACAGATAATCTTTCTCCTTTCACTCTATTCCCGATCTGGTCATGATTCTGGTTAAACACTACAAAATGTTCTCCTGAAATACCTGCAGAGCTACGTCCATACCGCCGTTTCCTAAACTGCACATATTCTCCTGTATGCACGAAGCCATCTTTATATGCCTTTGCTAATTGTTCTAATTTATTAAAATCCGCATACCGGGATTGTCCTGCTTTGTCCAATAGCACATACAATATATGATGAAAGTCGTCCAGCCACTGGGCATCTAATCCCATACCTCCATCGCTGGGGCTTTTCATTATATTTGGTGAATTCAGATCGCTCTCGCCGATGAGGTAGTATTTCCGGCCGGTAGTAGCTTCTAATTCTTTTACCTTATCATGGATCACCTCCCACAACGTGACCGCACTATTATCAAAAATACAATGCACCGCATCCAGTCTTAAACCATCAATGTGATATTGCTGAAACCAATGGATCACATTATTCGCAAAATAGCCCTTAGGACCGTCAGAATTAGCCCCATCAAAATTTATAGCACTACCCCAGGGAATAGCATAGATCTCCGAAAAATGAGGCCCAAAATGGTCAAAATAGTTGCCTTCCCCACCCAGGTGATTATACACCACATCCAACAACACCGCCATACCTCTTTGATGACAGGCATCCACTAATTTTTTCAGCCCTTCCGGTCCGCCATAAGAGTGATGCACGGCATACTGGTACACCCCATCATACCCCCAGTTCCGCTCACCGGGAAACTGGCACACGGGCATTAGTTCCAGTGCATTGATGCCGGTCTCTTTCAGGTCGTCCAGGTAAGGAATGATCCCTTCAAAGGTCCCTTCCGGAGAAAAGGTGCCTACATGCAATTCATATAAAATCAGGTCCTTAAAAGGCAAGCCATGCCATTGCAGATCCTGCCACTGGTACGCATCGTGATCCACTACAGCCGATGGGCCAAAGATGTCCTGCGGTTGCCAGCCGGAAGCGGGGTCGGGGAGATCTTTATCATCGATATTATAATAGTAGGTTGCGCCGGGAGGAACATTTTCTACCGTAATAGTAAAATATCCTTCCGCGTCTTTGGTCATTGCCATGGACCTGTCATCCGGGGTGATAAGATGAAGTGTGACCTGCTCTTTTTCCGGTGCCCATACGCAAAAAGTACATGTATTATCAGGCTTGTAAAAAGCCCCTGTGTTTTTCATATCGCGGCAAACTTATGCAGGACTATAAGAAAAGATTATGCCGTGTTATAGTTTGGCAGAAATGTTGTTCCGATGATGAGAACCTAAAATCGGACATTATGGACAAAAAATGGTGGCAGACAGGTATTATCTACCAGGTATATCCCCGTAGTTATCAGGATAGCAATGGCGATGGAGTCGGTGATCTGAAAGGTATTCTGCAAAGACTGGATTACCTGCAGTGGCTGGGTATAAACGCAGTATGGCTTTCGCCCATTTATCCTTCTCCGATGGCGGATTTTGGATATGATATTTCCGATTATACAGGCATTCATCCATTGTTTGGCAACATGGCAGACTTCGATAACTTACTGGAAGAAGTACACAAGCGAGGCATGAAGTTACTGCTGGACCTGGTACCGAATCATACGTCAGACCAACATCCCTGGTTCCTGGAATCCCGTTCCAGCAGGGATAATCCGAAACGTGACTGGTACATATGGCATGACCCACAGCCAGATGGCAGCGCACCGAACAACTGGCTGAGTATGTTTGGCGGCATTGGGTGGGAGTGGGATCATACTACCCAGCAGTATTATTATCATGCATTCTTAAAGGAACAGCCTGATCTGAACTGGCGCAATCCCGAAGTGCAACAGGCGATGTTTGATGTGATGCGGTTCTGGCTGAAGAAAGGGGTAGATGGATTCAGGGTAGATGTGATGTGGCACATGATCAAGGATGCACAGTTCCGTAACAATCCGATTGATCCAAATTATGAACCGCATATGAGTACCTACTCGCAGTTATTACCCGTGTATTCTACAGATCAGCCGGAAGTACACGAACTGGTACACCAGATGCGGTCGGTGATGGAAGAGATCGATGATGATCGGGTGATGATCGGCGAAATATATTTACCCATACATCAGTTAGTCACTTATTATGGCAGTGATAATAACGGGGCGCATCTGCCATTTAATTTTCAGTTACTTACATTGCCCTGGCAGGCGTTGCAGATCGCTTCGGCCATCGATCAGTACGAAGGGGCCTTGCCTGAAAATGGCTGGCCAAACTGGGTGTTGAGCAACCATGATCAGCACAGGATAGCGAGTAGGGTAGGAACACAGCAGGCGCGGGTAGCTGCAATGCTATTACTGACATTGCGTGGTACGCCTACGATCTATTATGGTGATGAAATAGCGATGCGCAACGTAGCGATACCAATTAATGAAGTCGTAGATCCGCAGGGATTGAATATGCCAGATAAGAACCTGAGCAGAGATCCATCGCGAACGCCGATGCAGTGGGATAATTCCCTTCATGCAGGATTTACGACAGGCAAACCCTGGTTAAGATTATCGAAGATCTTCCACCGGGATAATGTAGAGATGCAGCAGCATGATGTTTATTCTATGCTGACATTGCACAGGCAGTTGATCACATTGAGAGCCAATGAACCGGCATTGGCAGCAGGGAGGTATGTACCTGTGTTTGCGGATAACCAGATGCTGGCATATATAAGAGAAGCAGCAGATGCTGATACGTTTTTAATTGTATTAAACCTGACACATTTGCCTTGTTATTTCAGACCACCTAATTTTAGTTTTTCCGGTAAGGTGGAAATATCTACAATACCGGAATCTGCTGGAATTCAATTGAGTGATACAATTAGTCTGGATGGAGATGAGGGCTTAATAATCAGGTTAGATAAAAAGTAGTTGTATCAAAAATAAATAAACCTTCTCAGAATTACTTCAGGGATTAACTGGTTACATGAATAAAAAGAGGGAAGTTGCCGGAAGGCTCTGAGAATTGCATGCACGAAAATTCTCTCCATCAGGTACCCGAATAAAATGGGGCTGTCTCGAAGTTTTGAGTTCTTATGTTTGAAAAAGGCAACATGGCTTCGAGATGAAATGTAACTTTAATTACAAAATCTCTGAGCCATGTTTACAAAGTCACTTAAAGTTACCGATTTTTCGGAACAGCCCCATTTTTTTATCCCCTTACCTGGTAGCGTCAGGTAGTCTTTTATTATTGCAGTAACAGCGATTTTGTCTGAATCATTTCTCCGTTTACATATTTTACAATGTACATACCTTTGGGTAGGTGTTGTAGTTGTAAATTTAATGTAGGTTGTGCTTTTGCGCCGTATACCTGTTTGCCGCTCATGTCGTAGATAACGATGTAGCCAGGGCCGGATGTGGTTAATTTTGTTTGACCATTGATAGCGGGATTGGGTTGTACAGAAAGCTGCAATGATTTAGATGAAGATCCGTTCAATACGATCGTTCCATAATTGGCCGTACTCTGGTAATCATCCACTGTCCCATACCACACTGCCTGTCCATCACGTGCACCACCATTGTCATCATCATCATACCCTGCATCAAATCCAATCGCCATCCCTGATGTAGGTGTGATACCCAGTTGTGACCAGGGAATCGCAAACTCTACACTATAACCGCCATTGATAATCGCCGTATTACTACTGTTATAAGTTTTAATAAACTGCCGTACTGTATTATTAACATTAATAAACACCTCTGCCGCATCATTATCCCACGCGTCAGGCGTATCATTATACAGTGCAGCATCCAGTACTTTTACACCCACATAAAGGTTCGTGGCATCCCACAGCAGGCCAAAGGTGGCAGTATTATTTACACTGCCCACCGTTGTCTTTGAAATAGTCTGAGACAGGTTCCAGGTACTTTCCAAAACACCGTCTATCACTGGCGTACCCTGGTTGACAATTACACCAGCAGTCGTATTGGCTACTGTGATCACCACCTGATCGGTGGCGGTGAGTGTACCATTGCTGACGCTCAGCTGGTATACATAGATATTGCCATTGCTTAAACCTGTTACACCAGGTGCTGCAACCGCAGTATTGCTGATAGTGCTTGCCGGACCACTTACCTGCGACCATGTATAGGTCACACCACTGGAACCACTACCGGATAGGGTAGTACTTGTCGTGCCGGCAGCCAGTGACTGATCTGGTCCTGCGTTTGCAAAGATGGCATTGTTGCAGGTAGTCAGATAAACGGTACCAAATACAGCTGGATGCTGGAATGCGGTGGTATTCGTAGCAAAGGTGGTCATCTGTGCATCGCGTGTACCACCATTATCATCATCGTCAATTTGTATATCCAATCCAATCGTTTTACCGATGGCAGGCGTCACGCCAATTGTGGCCCATGGAATTGTAATATCCATGCTGGTGGCAGTTTGTTTGAAGGTAATACCTGTAGTGCGGTTCACAGAATTACTGCCTACATGAATGGTGGGATCATTCCAACGGAAGCCTAACTGAAAATCATTTATACCATCGTAGGCAGTGCCTTTACTATTATCTCCATCGATGAATATTTCTACGGCATCATCCTCCCACCAGCTATCACCAGAGTCATTGACCTTAGTGGCGTCATTCATATTGATCTTCAGGTAGAGGTTTGTATTGTCATACAGTGCTTTCCATGAACCGGAATAATCAGTTGGTAAACTACCTAATACCACATTGCTGATGCTTTTTGAAGGCGCACGCAAACTATCTGCTAATAATGCAATTACCGGTGCCACACAAGGTGGGTTTTCATTATCTGCAATTGCCACGATGGCTACGGTATCACCTCCTAAATTATAAGTAGTGTCTTTTAACAACGTTAATTTCAACGTCTCTGGTCCTTCAAAAATATTGTCATCTACAGGGGTGATCGTAATGGTGGCAGATGGGGCTGTGGGTGTCAAAGTAACACTGCCACTCAGCGTAGGTGTATAGTCAGCCGCACTGGCAGTACCACTTACACTGTATTTAACTGCGATCGTTTTAGACAATGCCACGGTGCTGATGGTGAACACGCCTGTACTGCCGCCTTCTGCTGCATTTGGCTGCGTAGCTACGATATTGATGCCTGGCAGGATCGTGATCTTCCGCGTAGCGGTAAAGCTGCCGCCTGTAGTTGTGACGGTGATAGTAGCTGTGCCATACCCCACAGCGGTAACCTTGCCGGTAGCGTCTACCTTTGCTATCGTACTATCAGAGCTGCCCCAGGTGACTACTTTATTCGTTGCATCTACAGGAGTAATGTCCGCTGATAATTGCAATGATTGCCCGGTAGTGAGAGTGGTATCATGCGCTGGTTTTATCGCTACTGCGGTAACCGGAATATTGATGTTCTGAATGATGAGTTGAAAGCTCGTGTTTTTGTTGATATAAGCTCCTGATTCCGCATTCGTGACCGTCAGGTTATTGAAGGTGGCTGTCTGGCTACCTGCCTGTACATACAGACCGAAACCTCCATATATATCCGCTGCCTGATCGCGTGTTACAGGGTCGAGGCCTGTGCCATCAATATTGGTGTTGTTGAATACAAGGTGATGAATGTTCGTACCATAAATTTGTATGGCATCACGTTGCGAACGAAGGATGGTATTGTTGTCAAACTGTAAATTGAAAACACCTGTGCCTGCGTAAAACTCAATCGCACCCCGTTTCTGATTCCACAGATCATAACTGGTACCACAACCGGTGATCGTATTCTCATACACCTTGATCACATCACCGGGATACTCAAAAGTAAACCCGGGAAAATCGTTTGTAAACCGGATCGCAGAACCAGCCACACCGTCTTTAAACAAATTGTGATGAATTTCATGACCCGTGCCTCCAAAGAGGGCTGCACTACCTGCACGCCAGTTATCTTCTACTGTATTATAGCGGAAGATGTCATTCTTACAGGTAGTGGTCACACCCGTTGCATTATTGGGCCATACGGCCAGTGCATCGTCTCCATTGTTGCGCAGGCTACACTGCTCTACAATAGAATTGGAAGTACCCTGGCAGAAATTGACACCATCTGCATAGTTGTTGCGGATCCGGCATTTTGTAATCTGTAAGTCCGTGGTAATATCCACCGGGTAGGGAGCATCATATCCTGCAATCCAGAAGCCGCATTCAAAGTGTTCCACCCATACATCATGTACACGTGAACCTGTACCATACGTACCCATAAATCCCTTGTACGTTTTGTACATTTCACCGGGCAGGCGTGGATTGGTTTCATTGTATACGAGGCGGTCATTGTTCTGCGTGTTCAAACTGAAGTTGGAAATTTCTACATTGCTGGCGCGGGCATAGATCCCGCCGTAGAATTGTTTGTCTGTAGAGAAATACACTTCTGTATACCAAACGCCTGCACCCAGTATTTTCAGGTTGCTTACATTCAGCGTGAGCTTATCGCTCAATAAGAACTGACCTGCAGGGATGTACACGTTTTTTCCCTGTGATACGGCTGCGGCAATACATGCATTAAACGCCGCAAAGTCATCATTCTGGTCATTCGCCACCGCGCCATAATCCGTTACAGACAGGTAGTTGGCGGGTTGAGACAAAGCAGGCGGTACAGGTTCGAGTTCGATAAAATCGACGCCATACGTGAGCCCGTCGCCATTGTCTTTTTTGACCATGATCTTGTCGCCTGCATTCAGTGCATTCGTCAGTTTGAAGTGCACTTCATCAAAGCGCATAAAGGTCTTGCCGCCCGGTGTCTGCACCGGATCGGCTGCGGGAAAGTACTGGTACGCCCAGTAGGAGGAGAGGGCAATGTCCTTCACCTTCGTACCATTTACATAGAGCCCCAGTGAGCCACTGAGACCATTGCCGGTGTTGTCGTCCGGCATAGTGAAGCGAAGATCCACACCCTGTGCGGCGGCAGTGAGTGTCCATTCAATACTGGCATTGTTTGCAGACAGGCTTACGTACTTTTGGTCGGAAGCTTCCGAAGCAATGTCTGTTTGCACAAACTGCGGAGAGGATTGGACAGCAGCACCGCCACTCAGTGTGCCATTGTCAGCTTCATAACGGGTATAAGGCAGCTGGTAAGCGCCTCGTGGAAGCCCATCACTTTGGGCAAATGACAGATGGTGTGCTAACAGGACCATCGTCAAAAGGGAACCGGTTTTTCTCATCTTTGATAGGGTATTTAGAGGAATTCAAAGAAAGGATAGTAGGGGAGATCCGGCAATTAGTGCATGGGAAATATAGAAATAAAGTGCCCGAAATGAATGTAATGTGCTGATAATGAGTGTTGTGTTGTGGTGAAATATATAGACAGTTTATGAGGGGAATTCCCTTCCTTTGCTATGCCTTAATCAGCAAATACCAATGTTTGACGAACATTCACAGCATCTGCGTAAATTTTTGATTGCTATTAACTACAAGGGACAGACTTATTTTACGGTTCATGGCATGGATTTCACCGTTATCGATGTGAATATCAATAGTAGTAAGGTATTACTCACAGAGCAGGATAAGTGGCGCTTTTTCCCCACCAAAACGGAACTGGCTGCCTACATAGCGCAGGCGGATCATCTGTGGGATGCGGACAATCTGAAGGAATGGGCCAAAGGGCTGGATGAGCGTTCCGAAGTGGACTCAGAAATCGACCTGGATTTTATGCTGACTGCGAAGGACGATATTGATGATTACTACGAATTGTTCAATACCATCACCTTTGTTGAAGATTTTGTGGACCAGATCGATGATGAAGCAATGTATGCCCTGACCCTGGGAAGCTCCACGGTCCGGGAATTCTTCGATGCCGCTGCGGACTATTTTCTCTGGAAAGACGGTGATAAGGAAATGCTGGCCACCAGGGGACCCCGTTTACTCCTGGCTATCAATAATATTTATAAGGAATTAGAAAAATGGATTGAAGTGTAATAACATGTATATACAATAA
This Chitinophaga sancti DNA region includes the following protein-coding sequences:
- a CDS encoding DUF1835 domain-containing protein — encoded protein: METVHIVFGESSVAPIQGAFELDEQLKGDILHFEDDLSIGPLFIIDTKDGQAGRRQWWNQLAGVEAPAAPLLIEGEPEEQPVEETSPDPEKFKELKARLKADPELQVWIWAGQNARDVSGYFWLVSQLYDFAGRIFIIYLNNLPFLNEKGGVFYPTHLHQILPKEFLKAKKLARAISLAEFELDGDEWSRLMNENAGIRLLEGGKKLRGEPASFYDKDLLAASNAEFQKANKVINQVTGKMKYPVMDQYLGWRVKELVKQGKLESKGELKTSKDFEVKLV
- a CDS encoding DNA gyrase/topoisomerase IV subunit A, producing MSDIDNTQPTDESLHNITHIGGMYESWFLDYASYVILERAVPSVEDGLKPVQRRILHAMKELDDGRFNKVANIIGTTMQFHPHGDASIGDAIVNMGQKDLLIETQGNWGDVRTGDDAAAPRYIEARLSKFALDVAFNPKTTAWQVSYDGRKNEPLALPMKFPMLLAQGAEGIAVGLSTKILPHNFNELIDASIKYLRGRKFDLYPDFITGGMIDVANYNDGKRGGKVRVRAHIEEKDKKTLLIKDVPYGVTTTALMESIVKANDTGKIKIKKVVDNTAKDVEIEVQLAPGISPDITIDALYAFTDCEISISPNACVIVDDKPRFITVSELLRYSAEFTKDLLKRELEIRLAELQEKWHYTSLEKIFFEKQIYKELEEKHKDWDAVIAAIDKRFVPYKKNLKRDITREDIVKLTEKPVRRIYRLDINELNEQIKAIDADIKQVKHDLANLTDFTVSYYEGLLKKYGKGRERITEIKTFDTIQVQQVAMANTKIYVNRAEGFVGTSLKKDEFIADCSDLDNLIIFRKDGKMLVTKVADKTFVGKDIIHIDIFRKGDERTTYNMIYVDGKSGISYAKRFNVTGITLNKEYDLTTKGEKNSKVHYFTANPNGEAEVVSIRLSPNCAARNKEFDLFFETIAIKGRNSMGNQVTKYPIRTVKFKEAGVSTLAGQKLWYDDQVGRLNTEERGVYIGSFEGEDKVFVAFKNGTYELTNFELTNRYDPNELVYIEKFNPDKIVSAIYFDADKKQFNAKRFKIETQTLNNKFLFIKEGQGNYLEMITTHSEPVILLKTGKKRSPEEEEIDLAEFVEVTGWKTVGTRIAGDDLISAELASEEEEPDEGNGNPQGELF
- the treZ gene encoding malto-oligosyltrehalose trehalohydrolase — translated: MKNTGAFYKPDNTCTFCVWAPEKEQVTLHLITPDDRSMAMTKDAEGYFTITVENVPPGATYYYNIDDKDLPDPASGWQPQDIFGPSAVVDHDAYQWQDLQWHGLPFKDLILYELHVGTFSPEGTFEGIIPYLDDLKETGINALELMPVCQFPGERNWGYDGVYQYAVHHSYGGPEGLKKLVDACHQRGMAVLLDVVYNHLGGEGNYFDHFGPHFSEIYAIPWGSAINFDGANSDGPKGYFANNVIHWFQQYHIDGLRLDAVHCIFDNSAVTLWEVIHDKVKELEATTGRKYYLIGESDLNSPNIMKSPSDGGMGLDAQWLDDFHHILYVLLDKAGQSRYADFNKLEQLAKAYKDGFVHTGEYVQFRKRRYGRSSAGISGEHFVVFNQNHDQIGNRVKGERLSVLIDQARLKVAAAAIFLSPYVPMLFMGEEYGEDNPFFFFVSYKEEEHIKGIQEGRKKEFESFLKEGEMFPDPQSEETFIQSKLDWGKRKQGKYKELLEWHKKLIQLRRDNEILQNTSKDDLFVQLIGEKGYVLHRQSRNGMEHLLCLFNLSDDILEYEMPTFKDEWIKILDSGNHENSLKANKKCALQPTSIVIYG
- a CDS encoding alpha-amylase family glycosyl hydrolase → MDKKWWQTGIIYQVYPRSYQDSNGDGVGDLKGILQRLDYLQWLGINAVWLSPIYPSPMADFGYDISDYTGIHPLFGNMADFDNLLEEVHKRGMKLLLDLVPNHTSDQHPWFLESRSSRDNPKRDWYIWHDPQPDGSAPNNWLSMFGGIGWEWDHTTQQYYYHAFLKEQPDLNWRNPEVQQAMFDVMRFWLKKGVDGFRVDVMWHMIKDAQFRNNPIDPNYEPHMSTYSQLLPVYSTDQPEVHELVHQMRSVMEEIDDDRVMIGEIYLPIHQLVTYYGSDNNGAHLPFNFQLLTLPWQALQIASAIDQYEGALPENGWPNWVLSNHDQHRIASRVGTQQARVAAMLLLTLRGTPTIYYGDEIAMRNVAIPINEVVDPQGLNMPDKNLSRDPSRTPMQWDNSLHAGFTTGKPWLRLSKIFHRDNVEMQQHDVYSMLTLHRQLITLRANEPALAAGRYVPVFADNQMLAYIREAADADTFLIVLNLTHLPCYFRPPNFSFSGKVEISTIPESAGIQLSDTISLDGDEGLIIRLDKK